From one Haloferax marinisediminis genomic stretch:
- a CDS encoding CPBP family intramembrane glutamic endopeptidase — translation MVETAKVQPGVTTSFVTSPLAFFGVTYLITWSFWVAAIALGISFESAEGLVLLLAGLAGPGIAGIGFTYLVYDERGRKDYWRRLTDVSRIGLKWFAVILFLPLVMSLVGAAVDLFLGGTGATWSEGVLGFAVSPLAILPAVFFATLPPFIEELGWRGYVLDRLQMQWSALTASLILGVVWAVWHLPLFFVEGTYQAGLGVGTLEFWSFMIGVVGLTGVFTWVFNNTTRSILAIIILHGMVNFTGEIIALTPRADAIATVSWVVLVGVLAVVWGSQTLTSSDEVPQPPPVVERYHDSNR, via the coding sequence ATGGTCGAGACAGCCAAAGTCCAACCGGGAGTAACGACTTCGTTCGTGACGAGCCCACTGGCGTTTTTCGGCGTCACGTACCTGATTACGTGGTCCTTCTGGGTGGCGGCTATCGCACTTGGAATCTCGTTCGAGAGTGCAGAAGGCCTCGTACTGCTGTTGGCCGGACTCGCCGGCCCGGGTATCGCCGGCATCGGGTTCACCTATCTCGTCTACGACGAACGTGGACGGAAAGACTACTGGAGACGTCTTACTGACGTGAGCCGAATCGGTCTCAAATGGTTCGCCGTCATCTTGTTTCTCCCCCTCGTGATGAGTCTCGTCGGAGCGGCAGTTGACCTCTTCCTCGGTGGGACTGGTGCAACGTGGAGCGAGGGTGTTCTTGGCTTTGCTGTGAGTCCGCTCGCGATACTTCCGGCGGTGTTCTTCGCGACGCTCCCACCGTTCATCGAAGAGTTAGGATGGCGTGGCTACGTGCTCGACCGCCTCCAGATGCAGTGGTCTGCTCTCACTGCGAGCCTCATTCTGGGTGTCGTCTGGGCCGTCTGGCACCTTCCGTTGTTCTTCGTCGAAGGGACGTATCAAGCAGGACTCGGGGTCGGGACGCTCGAATTCTGGTCGTTCATGATTGGAGTCGTCGGCCTCACGGGAGTGTTCACGTGGGTGTTCAACAACACCACCCGTAGCATCCTCGCGATTATCATCTTGCACGGGATGGTCAACTTCACGGGCGAGATAATCGCGCTCACACCACGTGCCGATGCAATCGCGACTGTCTCGTGGGTCGTCTTAGTCGGCGTCCTCGCAGTTGTCTGGGGGTCGCAGACGCTGACCAGTTCGGACGAGGTGCCACAACCGCCACCGGTCGTCGAACGATACCACGACAGCAACCGGTAG